In Pyramidobacter porci, the DNA window ACTGTCAGCGCTGGCTGGAGGCTCAGATCGCCCTGCTTCAGCCGCAGATCATCGTCTGTCTGGGGAACACGCCTCTGAAGTGGTTTCTGCACGGCACGGAGGGGATCACCAAAATGCGCGGGCGCTGGTTCACGTGGCGCGGCGCGGCGCTGATGCCGATGTTCCATCCCAGCTATCTGCTGCGGAACCAGAGCCGTGAGCGCGGCGGCCCCAAGGATTTGACGTGGCGCGATATTCAAGAGATACGTCAGCGCTATGAAAGCCTGAGAGGATAAAGCATGGAGCGTTGCGCGAACTTACCGAAACACGTCGCCCTGATCATGGACGGCAACGGCCGCTGGGCCAAAAAACGCGGTCTGCCCCGTCTGCTGGGACACCGGGCCGGGATCGCCGCTTTGGAGCGGACGGTGCGGGCGGCCGGCGAGATGGGCATTGGCTGCCTGTCGGTTTACGCTTTTTCAACGGAAAATTGGAATCGTCCTCGGCTCGAAGTGGCGGGATTGATGGAACTGCTTCGGCACTACGCGCGCAAGAAAGTTCCCGACCTTGTGAAAAACGGCGTCAGAGTCCGTTTTTGCGGGGCGCGCCGGGGCGTGCCCGACGAAGTGCTGCGAATCATCGACTGGAGCGAAACGGAGACGGCCCGATGCGGCCGCATGACGCTGGTCGTCTGTTTCAATTACGGCGGACGGCAGGAAATTCTGGACGCCATCGCCGACGCCCAGTCCAAGGGCGAAACGATCGCCGGCGAAGAAGACTTAAGAAAACATCTTTATCTTCCCGACATCCCCGATCCCGATCTGATCATCCGTACCAGCGGAGAGCTTCGCGTCAGCAATTTCTGGCTGTGGCAGGGATCGTACAGCGAATATTATTTTACGGACACGCTCTGGCCCGATTTCGGCACCGCGGAACTGAAAAAGGCATTGCAGTCCTATGCCAGAAGGGAACGCCGCTATGGACGAGTCGAAGAGTTTTAAGCAGACGCTGGCTGTTCGCACTGCCACCGGCACGGCATTGGTCGCGGTGATGCTGGGATTGCTTTATCTCGGCGGCTGGTGGTGGCATGTCTACGCCGCGTTTGTGGCTTTGGGATCTCTCTGGGAGTTTTACCGCATGTCGCCCAGTCTGCCGAAAGCGGATCGCTTCGTCGGCCTGGTGGCCGCGACGGTGGTGCTTTTTTCCTCCGAACACGTGTCGCAGACGGGGTTGATGGCGATCTTCGGCTTGTGCTGCTTCGCCGTCTATTTCATGGAACTGGCGCGGCGCCAGCTGACCGCCGGCAGTCATTCCATCGCCAGCGTCGGCCCCGTGATCACCGGCTTGGTGTACGCGGTCATTCCGTGGTACTGCATGATCCGTTTTCGGGCTCTGCCCGATCCCGTAGGATGGGCGGCGGTGCTTTCCATCTTTCTCTGCACCTGGTCCTGCGACGTCATGGCCTATCTTGTTGGCTCGCGTTGGGGAACGGTGCGCGTTTGTCCTCATATCAGCCCTCACAAGAGCCTTGAAGGTTTTATCGGCGGTTTTGTCGCCAGCACGCTGTGCGGCGCGCTGTGCGCGCTGTTTTTCAAGTTCAGCCCGATGGCGTTCGTCCTCGTCGGTGCGGCCTGCGGCAGCGCCGGTCAGCTGGGCGATCTGGTGGAATCTCTGATCAAGCGCGAGAACGACGTCAAGGACAGCGGGCATATTTTCCCCGGTCATGGCGGATTCCTCGACCGCTTTGACAGTGTCCTCGTCAACACGCTGTGCGCGTGGATGATCTGGTGGGCTTTTCTGCTTTGAGAGTTGAAAAATGTCGAAAAACACGAGAAAAAAGGTGGCCGTGATCGGCTGCACCGGCAGCGTGGGCTCTTCGGCGCTTGACGTGTGCCGCGCCTATCCCGAGTTCTTTCAGGTGACGGCGCTGGCCGCGGAGACGGGAAGAGAGGCGCTGCCGTCGCTTTGTCGGGAGTTCGAGCCTAAAATCGTCGTCTTGCGGGAGCCGCGCTATGATTTGCCCAAAGAAGCGGAGCTCTGGAAAGGAGAAGACGCGCTGCTTCGCCTGATCGAGTCCGACGAAGTGGAACATATCGTCTTCGCCTCGTCCGGCGTCGCTGCGGTGAAAGCGCTGGCGCGCGCGATGGAACTGGGCAAGGAAATCAGCCTGGCCAACAAGGAATCGGCGCTGATCTTGGGCGAGCGCCTGGCCTCCGCCGTGCGCGCCGGGCAGATCCGCCCGCTCGACAGCGAGCACAACGCGCTCTGGCAGTGCCTTGCCGGCGAAAATTACGATCATGTGGAACGATTGATTCTAACGGCTTCGGGCGGCCCGTTCCTGCGCACGCCGCTGGAACAGCTCGACGCGGTCACGCCCGAGCAGGCGGCGTCGCATCCCGTCTGGTCCATGGGGCGCAAGATCAGCGTCGACAGCGCCACGATGATCAATAAAGGCATCGAACTTCTCGAGGCGCATGATCTTTTCGGGATTCCGGGAGAGAAAATCCTGCCCGTGATCCATCCCGGCTCGAAAGTTCACGCGCTGGTTTCCTTTATCGACGGCGCGACGAAAATGCTCCTGAGCCCTCCCGATATGCGGCTTGCGGCGCTGACGGCCCTCTCGTGGCCGATGCGCTTGCCGCTGCGGATGAAGAAGATCGAGCCGGTCGAACTGGACGGCCTGGATCTTCATTTCGAAAGGCCGCAGGAGGCGCGTTTCCCCGGGCTTTATACGGCGATCGAGGCGGCCCGCAGGGGCGAGCCCTATCCTGTCATTCTGATCGCCGCCGACGAGGCGGCCGTGCAGACGTTTCTCGAAGGGAAAATCGCTTTTTCCGACATCGCGAAAATCGTCTCCGCTATCGTGGACGGCTATAACGGCGGAGACGTGGAAGACATTTCTTCGCGCATCGCGCTTTACGAACGCTGCCGGGCCCGCGCTCTTAAGCTGGCAAACGAAAGGGCCTGGGGCAGGAAGAAGGTTTGGAGTTAAATGATTCTGAGCGTCATATCGTTTCTTTTTATCATCCTGATCTGCGTGATCGTGCATGAGTTCGGCCATTATCTGACTGCGCTCTGGTGCGGCGTCAAGGTGCACGAATTTTCCTTCGGCATGGGGCCCGTGCTGTGGCAGCGCCAGGGGCGCAAAAATAAGTGGTCGGTGCGCGCGTTTCCCGTG includes these proteins:
- the uppS gene encoding polyprenyl diphosphate synthase — encoded protein: MERCANLPKHVALIMDGNGRWAKKRGLPRLLGHRAGIAALERTVRAAGEMGIGCLSVYAFSTENWNRPRLEVAGLMELLRHYARKKVPDLVKNGVRVRFCGARRGVPDEVLRIIDWSETETARCGRMTLVVCFNYGGRQEILDAIADAQSKGETIAGEEDLRKHLYLPDIPDPDLIIRTSGELRVSNFWLWQGSYSEYYFTDTLWPDFGTAELKKALQSYARRERRYGRVEEF
- a CDS encoding phosphatidate cytidylyltransferase, which gives rise to MDESKSFKQTLAVRTATGTALVAVMLGLLYLGGWWWHVYAAFVALGSLWEFYRMSPSLPKADRFVGLVAATVVLFSSEHVSQTGLMAIFGLCCFAVYFMELARRQLTAGSHSIASVGPVITGLVYAVIPWYCMIRFRALPDPVGWAAVLSIFLCTWSCDVMAYLVGSRWGTVRVCPHISPHKSLEGFIGGFVASTLCGALCALFFKFSPMAFVLVGAACGSAGQLGDLVESLIKRENDVKDSGHIFPGHGGFLDRFDSVLVNTLCAWMIWWAFLL
- a CDS encoding 1-deoxy-D-xylulose-5-phosphate reductoisomerase; the protein is MSKNTRKKVAVIGCTGSVGSSALDVCRAYPEFFQVTALAAETGREALPSLCREFEPKIVVLREPRYDLPKEAELWKGEDALLRLIESDEVEHIVFASSGVAAVKALARAMELGKEISLANKESALILGERLASAVRAGQIRPLDSEHNALWQCLAGENYDHVERLILTASGGPFLRTPLEQLDAVTPEQAASHPVWSMGRKISVDSATMINKGIELLEAHDLFGIPGEKILPVIHPGSKVHALVSFIDGATKMLLSPPDMRLAALTALSWPMRLPLRMKKIEPVELDGLDLHFERPQEARFPGLYTAIEAARRGEPYPVILIAADEAAVQTFLEGKIAFSDIAKIVSAIVDGYNGGDVEDISSRIALYERCRARALKLANERAWGRKKVWS